The Aquiluna sp. KACHI24 genome contains a region encoding:
- the whiA gene encoding DNA-binding protein WhiA yields MPLTQAIKEELARVPMSKGVERAAELATILRFAGGLHLISGRIAIEVELDSPTLARRISRAILELYGIQSELSVISASGLRRQSGYQIRVLREGELLARQTGLIDNKGRPVRGLPATLVSSTMDEARAIWRGAFLAHGTITDPGRSTSLEVTAPGNESAMALVGVARRLGVVAKAREVRNVFRVVVRDGDGITQLLKEMGCVEQLKKWEDLKTRREVRGVANRLANFDDANLRRSAQAAVAAGARVQRALEILGPSAPAHLKYAGELRLKHRDASLDELGRLAEPPMTKDAIAGRIRRLLATADRKAADLGIPDTESAITDLLEE; encoded by the coding sequence ATGCCACTAACTCAGGCAATAAAAGAGGAGCTAGCCCGTGTTCCGATGTCTAAGGGTGTCGAACGCGCAGCTGAGCTCGCCACCATTTTGCGATTTGCAGGCGGATTGCACCTAATTTCCGGTCGTATCGCCATCGAGGTTGAGCTTGATTCCCCAACCCTTGCTCGCCGAATCTCGAGAGCAATCTTGGAGCTATATGGGATTCAATCCGAACTCTCGGTAATTTCGGCTTCTGGCCTGAGAAGACAGAGTGGCTATCAGATCAGAGTCCTACGCGAGGGTGAGCTGCTTGCGCGTCAGACCGGTTTGATTGACAACAAGGGCAGACCTGTGCGGGGTTTGCCTGCAACCCTGGTGTCTTCAACTATGGATGAGGCAAGAGCCATCTGGCGTGGAGCTTTCTTGGCTCACGGCACGATCACCGATCCAGGTCGCTCCACCTCACTTGAGGTGACCGCCCCGGGCAATGAGTCTGCAATGGCCCTGGTTGGCGTTGCTCGAAGACTTGGTGTGGTTGCCAAGGCGCGCGAGGTTAGAAATGTTTTCCGAGTCGTGGTTCGCGATGGTGATGGCATCACTCAGCTTCTGAAGGAAATGGGCTGCGTCGAGCAACTCAAGAAGTGGGAAGACCTCAAGACCAGGCGCGAGGTCAGGGGAGTCGCGAACCGCCTGGCAAACTTCGATGATGCCAACCTCAGAAGAAGCGCACAGGCCGCTGTCGCTGCCGGTGCTCGCGTTCAGCGTGCACTTGAGATCCTTGGACCAAGTGCTCCGGCGCACCTAAAGTACGCCGGTGAGCTGAGGCTTAAGCACCGCGACGCTTCGCTAGATGAACTTGGCAGATTGGCTGAGCCACCGATGACTAAAGATGCGATAGCTGGTCGAATCAGAAGACTGCTTGCCACTGCCGACCGCAAAGCAGCGGACCTTGGCATTCCAGACACCGAGTCGGCCATAACAGATCTACTAGAGGAATAA
- the rapZ gene encoding RNase adapter RapZ, producing the protein MSMDASRKPELLVVTGMSGAGRSTVGNALEDQGWYVIDNLPPQLLGPISDLFSLSKATLPRIAVIIDVRGGEFFNELQTYLGQLRARDINVRLLYLEANDQALVKRFESVRRPHPLQGEGTVLDGITRERKELLSLRESADIVFDTSELNVHQLTNRVAEAFATNSRALKVNVMSFGFKYGLPADADLVADMRFIPNPHWQEQLRSKTGNDPEVSQYVLAQPGVADFVEHYVAALKSVLAGYRTENKRFATIAIGCTGGKHRSVAIANRIAALLAADPDVTLSVSHRDLGRE; encoded by the coding sequence ATGAGTATGGACGCTTCGAGAAAGCCTGAGCTGCTCGTCGTGACCGGCATGTCGGGCGCAGGTAGATCTACGGTTGGCAACGCCCTCGAGGACCAGGGCTGGTACGTAATCGACAACCTGCCACCGCAACTACTTGGACCAATTTCTGATCTTTTTAGCCTCAGCAAGGCGACGCTCCCAAGAATCGCGGTCATCATTGACGTTCGCGGAGGCGAGTTCTTCAATGAGCTGCAAACTTATCTTGGGCAGCTAAGAGCTAGAGACATAAACGTCAGACTTCTATATCTTGAAGCGAATGACCAGGCCCTCGTGAAGCGCTTTGAGTCAGTACGCAGACCTCACCCGCTGCAGGGCGAGGGCACAGTCTTGGATGGCATCACTAGGGAGCGCAAGGAGCTATTGAGCCTTCGCGAGAGTGCCGACATTGTCTTTGACACCTCCGAGCTGAATGTTCACCAGCTGACCAACCGAGTGGCCGAGGCTTTTGCCACCAACTCACGTGCACTGAAGGTCAATGTGATGAGCTTTGGTTTCAAGTACGGGCTTCCGGCAGACGCCGATTTGGTCGCGGACATGCGCTTTATCCCTAATCCGCACTGGCAAGAGCAGCTTCGGTCCAAGACCGGCAATGACCCTGAGGTTTCGCAATATGTGCTGGCTCAGCCGGGGGTAGCAGACTTCGTCGAGCATTATGTGGCGGCATTGAAGAGCGTCCTGGCTGGTTACCGAACTGAAAACAAACGTTTTGCGACCATCGCCATCGGTTGCACCGGAGGCAAGCACCGCTCGGTCGCAATTGCAAATCGAATTGCCGCACTGCTTGCTGCAGATCCAGACGTAACTCTTTCGGTTTCACACCGAGATTTGGGGAGAGAGTAA
- the uvrC gene encoding excinuclease ABC subunit UvrC → MAQDLSFRPKTGEIPTEPGVYRFLDSSGRVLYVGKAKNLRARLTNYFGPLHKLHERTQRMLLAASDVKWTIVATEYEALQLEFTWIKEFDPPYNVRFRDDKSYPYLAISMSEAVPRAFITRNRELKGVRYFGPYTQSWAVRETLDTLIKVYPVRTCSKGTYQAAQAKKRPCLLAEIGKCSAPCVDRIAAPEHKALAKRLGDFIGSGNDAHIKELRERMLKASEDQNYELAANLRDDVLALEKVLEKSTVVLSDQTDADLIGIARDDLSAAVSIFVIRGGRIRGNRSMVVDLELDRSNAELVEYLIQEIYTPVPGLDPVEVPKQILVPELPEDRPQLQKWLGELRGSTCQVSVPQRGDKATLQQTANTNAAHALQNYKLKRSSDFTARADALAGIQRALNMENAPLRIECFDISHLGGTGVVGSMVVFEDGLPKKDHYRRFNLETSDDTESIYQVLTRRLKYLKEDAELSDRFSYRPSLLLIDGGLPQRNAALRALADSGVSGITVATLAKRLEEVFTTDSDYPVIFPRTSEELFLLQRIRDEAHRFAITAQRKSRTKSISSTLLEIQGLGESRARILLKRFGSLKRIKQASLAEIESLPGFGPKLAQLVQDSLADSENS, encoded by the coding sequence ATGGCGCAGGATCTCTCCTTTAGACCCAAGACCGGGGAGATTCCCACTGAACCGGGGGTTTATCGCTTTCTGGATTCATCGGGACGCGTGCTGTACGTGGGCAAAGCAAAGAACCTTCGGGCTCGACTGACGAATTACTTCGGGCCCCTGCACAAACTTCACGAGCGCACTCAGCGCATGCTCTTGGCAGCCTCGGATGTGAAGTGGACGATCGTCGCCACCGAGTACGAAGCCCTGCAGCTCGAGTTCACCTGGATCAAAGAGTTTGACCCGCCATACAACGTGAGATTCAGGGACGATAAGTCCTACCCGTATTTGGCAATTTCGATGTCAGAGGCCGTTCCGCGAGCATTCATTACCCGCAACCGTGAGCTAAAAGGGGTCAGGTATTTCGGCCCCTACACCCAGTCCTGGGCAGTCCGTGAGACTCTCGACACACTAATCAAGGTGTATCCGGTACGGACCTGCTCCAAGGGCACCTATCAGGCCGCCCAGGCGAAAAAACGTCCGTGTCTACTGGCCGAGATTGGCAAATGCTCAGCCCCTTGCGTGGACCGCATCGCGGCTCCCGAACACAAGGCACTGGCCAAGCGATTGGGCGACTTCATTGGCTCAGGCAACGATGCCCACATCAAGGAGCTTCGAGAGCGCATGCTCAAGGCTTCCGAAGATCAAAATTACGAATTGGCAGCCAACCTTCGAGATGATGTGCTGGCGTTGGAGAAGGTTCTAGAAAAGAGCACGGTTGTGCTTTCGGATCAAACCGATGCGGACTTGATTGGAATTGCCCGAGATGATCTATCGGCAGCGGTGTCGATCTTCGTCATTCGCGGTGGTCGCATTCGCGGAAATAGATCCATGGTGGTTGACCTCGAGCTAGATCGTTCAAATGCCGAGCTGGTGGAATACCTGATTCAGGAGATCTACACACCGGTACCCGGACTTGATCCCGTCGAGGTGCCAAAGCAGATTTTGGTGCCTGAGCTACCTGAGGACAGGCCCCAACTGCAGAAGTGGCTGGGTGAACTGCGTGGTTCAACCTGCCAGGTTTCGGTTCCGCAGCGCGGAGACAAGGCCACCTTGCAGCAAACCGCGAATACCAACGCGGCCCACGCATTGCAAAACTACAAACTCAAGCGATCCTCTGACTTCACAGCCAGAGCAGATGCACTAGCGGGCATACAACGCGCCTTGAACATGGAAAATGCACCGCTTCGGATTGAGTGCTTCGACATTTCTCACCTCGGTGGCACCGGAGTGGTTGGGTCGATGGTGGTTTTCGAAGATGGCCTACCCAAGAAGGATCATTACCGAAGATTCAATCTCGAGACCAGCGATGACACTGAATCGATCTATCAGGTTCTAACCAGAAGGCTGAAATACCTCAAGGAAGATGCTGAGCTATCAGATCGATTCAGCTATCGCCCGTCACTGCTTTTGATTGACGGTGGGCTTCCGCAACGAAATGCTGCACTTCGCGCACTTGCCGACTCGGGGGTTAGCGGGATTACCGTGGCGACGTTGGCCAAACGTCTTGAAGAGGTTTTTACGACCGACTCCGACTACCCAGTGATATTCCCGCGAACTAGTGAAGAGCTATTTTTGCTGCAGCGAATCAGAGACGAGGCGCACCGCTTCGCCATTACCGCGCAACGCAAATCCCGCACGAAGTCCATTTCCTCAACACTGCTCGAAATTCAAGGATTGGGGGAGTCCAGGGCGCGAATCTTGTTGAAGCGCTTCGGCTCACTCAAGCGAATCAAGCAGGCATCGCTGGCAGAAATTGAATCGCTTCCAGGTTTTGGGCCGAAGCTAGCCCAGTTGGTGCAGGATTCACTCGCGGATTCTGAAAATTCATAA
- the uvrA gene encoding excinuclease ABC subunit UvrA — translation MNIETPKGNKLSIKGARVHNLKNINLEIPKDKLIVFTGLSGSGKSSLAFDTIFAEGQRRYVESLSAYARQFLGQVDRPDVDFIEGLSPAVSIDQKSTNRNPRSTVGTITEIHDYLRLLWARIGVPHCHECGEPVAKQTPQAIVDQLLSLKEGTRFQLLAPIIQQKKGEFQDLFSSLQSQGYARAVVDGETVILSEAKPLKKSYKHDISVVIDRLAIKEGIESRLTDSVETALKLADGRVIVDFVDDGTKRTFSEKLSCPNEHELTLTEIEPRTFSFNAPFGACPACSGLGTKQAVDAELVIGDPASSINQGVILPWSTQGKGLYNYFTRLIDGLAQDLDFSLDTPWEELSEETRDAILHGNNFEVQVRWKSKYGREMRYTSGFEGVLPYVERRYLESDSDWARGKWAEFLREIPCPACDGARLRPEVLAVKVGTKSIHDVAVMSLADAHRFFDGLSLTEKEAQIAAQVLREIRARLDFLLAVGLDYLSLERSAGTLSGGEAQRIRLATQIGAGLTGVLYVLDEPSIGLHQRDNLRLIQTLERLRDLGNTLIVVEHDEDTIKTADWLVDIGPGAGLHGGEVVHSGSYKAILTNEASVTGDYLSGRIKIETPKKRRKVNKDRIIRVVGAKENNLRNVDVEFPLGVMTAVTGVSGSGKSSLVNDVLYQVLANKLNGAKGVPGRHLRVEGLEQLDKVVHVDQAPIGRTPRSNPATYTGVFDNIRKLFADTPEAKVRGYQQGRFSFNVKGGRCETCAGDGTIRIEMNFLPDVYVMCEDCKGARYNRETLQVKYKGKSIGDVLNMPISEAAEFFAPISSIARYLTTLVDVGLGYVRLGQSATTLSGGEAQRVKLATELQRRSTGKTVYVLDEPTTGLHFEDVRKLLLVLAGLVDKGNTAIVIEHNLDVIRCADWVIDMGPEGGSGGGMVIAQGTPEQVAKVKDSHTGKFLAQLLES, via the coding sequence GTGAATATCGAAACCCCAAAAGGCAACAAGCTCTCCATCAAGGGAGCTCGAGTTCACAATCTCAAGAACATCAATCTTGAAATTCCCAAAGACAAGCTGATTGTCTTCACGGGGCTATCTGGGTCGGGTAAGTCTTCGCTGGCCTTCGACACCATCTTCGCTGAGGGGCAACGCCGTTATGTTGAATCACTCTCGGCTTATGCCAGACAGTTCTTAGGTCAGGTTGACAGACCGGATGTGGACTTCATCGAGGGCCTTAGCCCCGCCGTTTCGATTGATCAAAAGTCCACTAACCGTAACCCCAGATCAACGGTTGGGACCATCACCGAGATTCACGATTACCTCAGATTACTTTGGGCGCGCATCGGAGTCCCACACTGTCACGAGTGTGGAGAACCGGTGGCTAAACAAACTCCGCAAGCAATAGTTGATCAGCTGCTGAGCTTGAAAGAGGGAACCCGCTTCCAACTATTGGCGCCAATCATCCAGCAGAAAAAGGGTGAGTTCCAAGATCTTTTCTCCTCGCTGCAATCCCAGGGCTACGCTCGCGCTGTCGTTGACGGCGAAACCGTGATTTTGAGTGAAGCCAAGCCACTCAAAAAAAGCTACAAGCACGACATCTCGGTGGTTATTGATCGCCTCGCTATCAAGGAAGGGATCGAGTCAAGGCTTACTGACTCGGTTGAGACAGCGCTGAAGCTTGCCGATGGAAGAGTGATAGTCGACTTCGTTGACGACGGCACCAAGCGAACCTTCAGCGAAAAGCTCTCTTGTCCGAACGAGCACGAACTTACTCTCACCGAGATCGAACCAAGGACCTTTTCCTTCAACGCACCCTTCGGCGCGTGCCCAGCCTGTTCTGGACTGGGAACGAAGCAGGCCGTCGACGCTGAGTTGGTAATTGGCGATCCAGCAAGCTCAATTAATCAGGGTGTGATTCTGCCTTGGTCCACACAGGGTAAGGGTCTTTACAACTACTTCACGCGTTTGATTGATGGGCTGGCGCAGGACCTCGACTTCTCGCTCGACACCCCCTGGGAGGAACTTTCCGAGGAGACTCGAGATGCCATATTGCACGGCAATAACTTTGAAGTGCAGGTTCGTTGGAAGAGCAAGTACGGCAGAGAAATGCGCTACACCTCAGGCTTTGAAGGTGTCTTGCCATACGTGGAGCGCCGCTATCTGGAGTCTGACAGCGACTGGGCTCGTGGCAAGTGGGCTGAGTTTTTGAGAGAGATACCTTGTCCCGCCTGTGATGGTGCAAGATTGCGTCCTGAGGTACTGGCGGTCAAGGTTGGAACCAAGTCCATCCACGATGTGGCGGTCATGAGCTTGGCCGATGCACACCGCTTCTTTGATGGGTTATCGCTCACCGAAAAAGAGGCTCAGATTGCAGCCCAAGTGCTTCGTGAAATTAGGGCGAGGCTCGACTTCCTTTTGGCAGTTGGGTTGGACTACCTCTCACTAGAGCGCAGTGCTGGCACACTCTCGGGCGGTGAGGCTCAACGTATTCGACTTGCAACTCAAATTGGTGCGGGCCTAACAGGTGTGCTCTACGTGCTGGATGAGCCGAGTATCGGATTGCATCAGCGAGACAACCTGAGATTGATTCAAACCCTCGAGCGACTAAGGGATCTCGGTAACACCCTGATCGTGGTCGAGCACGACGAGGACACTATCAAAACTGCAGACTGGTTGGTTGACATCGGTCCTGGAGCTGGTCTGCACGGTGGCGAGGTGGTTCACTCTGGCAGCTACAAGGCGATTTTGACCAACGAAGCCTCGGTCACCGGAGACTATCTATCTGGCCGAATCAAAATAGAGACACCTAAGAAGCGTCGAAAGGTCAACAAGGATCGCATCATCAGGGTGGTTGGAGCCAAGGAGAACAACCTTCGAAACGTTGATGTTGAATTCCCGCTTGGTGTCATGACCGCGGTTACTGGTGTTTCCGGATCTGGAAAATCGTCTTTGGTGAACGATGTTCTTTACCAGGTGCTTGCCAACAAGCTCAATGGCGCAAAGGGAGTCCCTGGAAGGCACCTCAGAGTTGAGGGTCTGGAGCAGCTAGACAAGGTAGTCCATGTCGACCAAGCGCCGATCGGTCGAACCCCAAGATCTAATCCCGCAACATACACCGGAGTGTTTGACAACATTCGCAAGCTATTTGCTGACACACCAGAGGCGAAGGTTCGTGGCTATCAGCAAGGTCGCTTCTCCTTCAATGTGAAGGGTGGTCGTTGCGAAACCTGTGCGGGAGACGGCACGATTCGCATTGAGATGAACTTCCTGCCTGATGTCTACGTGATGTGTGAAGACTGCAAGGGGGCTAGGTACAACCGGGAAACCCTGCAGGTGAAATACAAGGGGAAATCGATCGGTGATGTTTTGAACATGCCGATCTCTGAGGCAGCTGAGTTTTTCGCACCAATCTCTTCAATTGCCCGCTACCTAACCACCCTGGTCGATGTCGGTCTGGGTTATGTTCGCCTTGGTCAGAGCGCGACCACGCTTTCCGGCGGTGAGGCCCAACGTGTCAAGCTCGCGACCGAGCTGCAGCGTCGCTCCACTGGTAAGACGGTCTATGTGCTAGATGAGCCAACCACCGGTTTGCACTTTGAAGATGTTCGAAAGCTATTGCTGGTTCTGGCGGGCCTGGTTGACAAGGGGAACACTGCAATTGTCATCGAGCACAACCTCGATGTAATCCGCTGCGCCGACTGGGTCATCGACATGGGTCCAGAGGGTGGCTCTGGCGGTGGCATGGTTATTGCCCAAGGCACTCCTGAGCAGGTGGCCAAAGTCAAGGACTCTCACACCGGAAAGTTCCTTGCTCAGCTTCTGGAGAGCTAA
- the uvrB gene encoding excinuclease ABC subunit UvrB, with the protein MRDDSKPFKVVSPYQPSGDQPHAIEELANRINNGERDVVLLGATGTGKSATTAWLIEKLQRPTLVIAHNKTLAAQLASELREMFPENAVEYFVSYYDYYQPEAYVPQTDTFIEKDSTINEEVERLRYSATMSLLSRRDVIVVATVSCIYGLGAPKEYLAQSLPLRVGQRIDRDELIRSLVNIQYQRNDIEFVRGNFRVKGDTVEVIAVYDEEATRIEFFGDEIEKIYRIHPLTGEVLMERESVAIYPASYYVAPAERMAQAIEAIEEELEQRYNEFEKTGKLLEAQRIKMRTTFDLEMIRELGFCSGIENYSRHIDGRNPGEPPACLLDYFPEDFLTVIDESHVTVPQIGAMYNGDSSRKRTLVEHGFRLPSALDNRPLRFEEFLERTGQTVYLSATPAKYELERSDGVVEQIIRPTGLVDPQIVVKPSKGQIDDLLEEIKLRVEKDERVLVTTLTKRLAEEVTDYFTELGIRVRYLHSDVDTLRRVELLRELRQGIFDVLVGINLLREGLDLPEVSLVAILDADKEGFLRSTTSLIQTIGRAARNVNGEVHMYADKVTDSMARAIDETNRRREKQVAYNKANGIDPQPLRKKIADITDALMREELDTEQLMEQLKKEPARKVASTPMRGRKNIGSQGRDQLMQTILELDSQMKEAAAELKFELAARIRDEISELKKELRQIESAGHA; encoded by the coding sequence GTGAGGGATGATTCCAAGCCCTTCAAGGTAGTGAGCCCCTATCAGCCATCTGGTGATCAGCCACATGCGATTGAAGAGCTAGCCAATCGAATAAATAACGGTGAGCGAGATGTGGTGCTGCTCGGTGCTACGGGTACCGGTAAAAGCGCAACTACCGCTTGGCTCATTGAGAAGCTCCAGCGACCAACCCTGGTGATTGCACATAACAAGACCTTGGCAGCGCAGCTCGCAAGCGAACTCCGGGAGATGTTTCCGGAGAATGCGGTTGAGTATTTCGTCAGCTACTACGACTACTACCAACCTGAGGCATACGTCCCGCAAACCGACACCTTTATCGAAAAGGACTCAACCATCAACGAGGAGGTTGAACGACTTCGGTATTCGGCAACTATGTCCCTACTCTCAAGGCGAGACGTGATCGTAGTTGCAACGGTGTCCTGCATCTACGGTCTGGGTGCCCCGAAGGAATACCTAGCGCAGTCACTTCCGCTTCGCGTAGGCCAGCGAATTGACCGAGATGAACTAATCAGGTCGCTGGTGAACATCCAGTACCAGCGCAACGACATTGAATTCGTGCGAGGTAACTTCAGGGTCAAGGGCGACACGGTTGAGGTCATCGCTGTCTACGATGAGGAAGCCACCCGAATCGAATTCTTTGGCGATGAAATCGAGAAGATCTACCGGATTCACCCGCTCACCGGCGAGGTCTTGATGGAGCGCGAGAGCGTAGCGATCTATCCAGCTTCATACTACGTTGCCCCAGCCGAGCGCATGGCCCAGGCAATTGAAGCCATTGAAGAGGAGCTTGAGCAGCGCTACAACGAATTTGAGAAAACCGGAAAGCTACTTGAAGCCCAGCGCATAAAGATGCGAACCACCTTTGATCTCGAGATGATTCGAGAGCTTGGATTTTGCTCCGGAATCGAAAACTATTCACGCCACATTGATGGAAGAAACCCAGGGGAGCCACCGGCATGTTTGCTCGATTATTTCCCAGAGGACTTTTTGACGGTCATCGATGAGTCACACGTGACAGTGCCACAAATTGGCGCGATGTACAACGGCGACTCCTCCAGAAAACGCACCCTGGTCGAGCACGGTTTTAGATTGCCCTCTGCACTTGATAACCGACCCCTGCGCTTTGAAGAGTTCTTGGAGCGCACCGGCCAAACGGTATACCTCTCCGCTACACCTGCAAAGTATGAGCTGGAGAGATCCGATGGGGTGGTTGAGCAGATAATTCGACCAACCGGACTCGTCGATCCGCAAATTGTCGTCAAACCATCAAAGGGTCAGATCGATGACCTGCTCGAAGAAATCAAGCTGAGAGTTGAAAAGGATGAACGTGTTCTGGTCACAACGCTGACCAAACGCTTGGCCGAAGAGGTCACTGACTACTTCACCGAGCTTGGTATCCGGGTGCGTTACCTGCACTCCGATGTGGACACGCTGCGAAGAGTGGAACTGCTGCGAGAGCTCAGGCAGGGAATCTTCGATGTGCTGGTGGGTATCAACCTGCTTCGTGAGGGCCTTGACCTCCCAGAGGTGTCCTTGGTCGCAATCCTGGATGCGGATAAAGAGGGCTTTCTGCGCTCCACCACATCATTGATCCAGACCATCGGTCGCGCCGCACGAAACGTGAACGGCGAAGTGCACATGTATGCCGACAAGGTCACCGATTCGATGGCCAGAGCGATTGATGAAACCAATCGACGTCGAGAAAAGCAGGTTGCCTACAACAAAGCCAACGGCATCGATCCTCAGCCACTCAGGAAAAAGATTGCGGACATCACCGATGCCCTGATGCGCGAGGAGCTAGATACCGAACAGCTAATGGAGCAGCTCAAGAAGGAGCCTGCTCGCAAGGTTGCATCTACTCCAATGCGGGGTCGCAAGAACATCGGATCACAAGGTCGCGACCAGTTGATGCAGACCATTTTGGAGCTTGATAGCCAAATGAAGGAGGCTGCGGCTGAGCTGAAGTTCGAGCTAGCAGCGAGAATTCGTGACGAGATTTCAGAGCTAAAGAAGGAGCTTCGGCAAATAGAGTCAGCGGGGCATGCGTAA
- the coaE gene encoding dephospho-CoA kinase, which translates to MLIALTGGIGCGKSTVAKRLVELGATEIDADVLAREVVAPGTEGLSAVVAAFGEDLVASGELNRALLAQRAFASSESRKLLESILHPRIQALAKERMRGLDGLIVYTIPLLVEVGDKLGFEKVVTVSCPEEVRVQRLISSRAMTESDARARIAAQASDSQREAIADYVIDSNCTLDELNSKVETLYKELVGESK; encoded by the coding sequence ATGCTCATCGCGCTCACCGGAGGAATTGGTTGCGGGAAATCAACCGTGGCTAAACGCCTTGTTGAACTGGGCGCAACTGAGATTGACGCGGATGTATTGGCTCGCGAGGTCGTGGCACCCGGCACCGAAGGTCTCAGCGCTGTGGTGGCCGCCTTCGGCGAGGATCTGGTGGCAAGCGGAGAGTTAAACCGAGCACTGTTAGCCCAGCGCGCTTTTGCATCCAGCGAGAGTCGCAAGCTCCTGGAGTCAATCCTGCACCCGAGAATTCAAGCGCTCGCCAAAGAGAGGATGCGCGGGCTCGATGGGCTGATCGTATACACAATTCCGCTCTTGGTCGAGGTCGGAGACAAGCTTGGATTTGAAAAAGTAGTCACGGTCTCTTGCCCAGAGGAAGTCAGAGTTCAACGACTCATCAGCTCAAGAGCTATGACCGAGAGCGATGCCAGGGCTCGAATTGCTGCGCAGGCCAGTGATTCCCAACGTGAGGCAATAGCGGATTATGTGATCGATTCAAATTGCACTCTTGATGAGCTCAATTCAAAGGTAGAGACGCTCTACAAAGAATTGGTGGGAGAGTCAAAGTGA
- the rpsA gene encoding 30S ribosomal protein S1, with product MANKTTAPKQVAVNDIGSAEDFLAAVEKTLKFFNDGDLISGTVVKIDRDEVLLDVGYKTEGVIPSRELSIRQDANPNDIVKVGDAIEALVLQKEDKEGRLILSKKRAQYERAWGDVERIKEADGVVKGTVIEVVKGGVIVDIGLRGFLPASLIELRRVRDLGPYLGTEVEAKILELDKNRNNVVLSRRALLEQSQTANRTTFLNDLVKGQVRTGVVSSIVNFGAFIDLGGVDGLVHVSELSWKHIEHASEVVEVGQEVTVEVLEVDQDRERVSLSLKATQEDPWQLFARTHAIGQYIPGKVTKIVPFGAFVRVADGIEGLVHISELSSKHVEHADQVVSVNQDVFVKLIDIDLERRRISLSLKQALEEVNPEGDDFNPVLYGMSADYDEQGNYRYPEGFDPATNEWKAGYEEARAKWEADYAEAHARWESHKAQAKATLAQLAALPDAAPAQEPAASAGTASDQGTLADDESLAALRDKLAGGN from the coding sequence ATGGCAAACAAAACGACCGCCCCAAAGCAGGTAGCAGTCAACGATATCGGTAGCGCAGAAGACTTCCTAGCTGCGGTCGAAAAAACTCTAAAGTTTTTCAACGACGGAGATCTGATCTCCGGCACCGTCGTGAAGATTGATCGCGACGAAGTGCTCCTAGACGTCGGTTACAAGACCGAGGGTGTAATCCCTTCCCGCGAGCTTTCAATTCGTCAGGACGCAAACCCAAACGACATCGTTAAGGTTGGCGACGCAATCGAGGCTCTTGTTCTTCAGAAGGAAGACAAGGAAGGCCGCCTAATCCTCTCCAAGAAGCGTGCTCAGTACGAGCGTGCCTGGGGAGATGTCGAGCGCATCAAGGAAGCAGATGGCGTTGTCAAGGGCACCGTTATCGAGGTTGTCAAGGGTGGTGTCATCGTGGACATCGGTCTACGCGGCTTCCTACCAGCCTCCCTAATTGAGCTTCGTCGCGTTCGTGACCTTGGTCCATACCTTGGTACCGAGGTTGAGGCCAAGATTCTTGAGCTCGATAAGAACCGCAACAACGTTGTTCTTTCCCGCCGCGCCTTGCTAGAGCAGAGCCAGACCGCCAACCGCACCACCTTCCTGAACGACCTTGTAAAGGGTCAGGTTCGTACCGGTGTGGTTTCCTCCATCGTCAACTTCGGTGCATTCATCGACCTTGGTGGCGTAGACGGTCTAGTACACGTCTCCGAGCTGAGCTGGAAGCACATTGAGCACGCCAGCGAGGTAGTTGAGGTTGGCCAGGAAGTTACCGTTGAGGTTCTAGAGGTTGACCAGGACCGCGAGCGTGTATCGCTATCGCTCAAGGCAACTCAGGAAGACCCATGGCAGCTGTTCGCTCGCACTCACGCGATCGGTCAGTACATCCCAGGTAAGGTCACCAAGATCGTTCCATTCGGTGCGTTCGTTCGCGTTGCTGACGGCATTGAGGGTCTAGTTCACATCTCTGAGCTTTCCTCCAAGCACGTCGAGCACGCTGACCAGGTCGTTTCGGTAAACCAGGACGTCTTCGTCAAGTTGATCGACATCGACCTAGAGCGTCGCCGCATCTCGCTATCGCTAAAGCAGGCTCTTGAGGAAGTCAACCCAGAGGGTGACGACTTCAACCCAGTGCTTTACGGTATGAGCGCTGACTACGACGAGCAGGGTAACTACCGTTACCCAGAGGGCTTCGACCCAGCAACCAACGAGTGGAAGGCTGGCTACGAGGAGGCTCGCGCGAAGTGGGAGGCAGACTACGCCGAAGCACACGCTCGCTGGGAGAGCCACAAGGCTCAGGCCAAGGCAACCTTGGCCCAGCTTGCAGCTTTGCCAGACGCCGCACCAGCTCAGGAGCCAGCAGCATCTGCTGGAACCGCATCTGACCAGGGCACCCTGGCAGACGATGAGTCACTTGCCGCTCTTCGCGACAAGCTAGCTGGCGGAAACTAG